The following coding sequences lie in one Pogoniulus pusillus isolate bPogPus1 chromosome 29, bPogPus1.pri, whole genome shotgun sequence genomic window:
- the EPB41L1 gene encoding band 4.1-like protein 1 isoform X1 has protein sequence MTTETGPGSEVKSAQEEAPQQQLEAAGHGPTGTNSTGTNPTGTNPTGRDAEANAKPGAQADARSVEPGTEMEEKDYSETDGLSDKTTPSKTQKSPQKSTKKVKSAVCRVTLLDGSDYECEVEKHARGQVLFDLVCEHLNLLEKDYFGLTFCDSDSQKNWLDPSKEIKKQIRSGPWNFAFTVKFYPPDPAQLTEDITRYYLCLQLRADIITGRLPCSFVTHALLGSYAVQAELGDYDGEEHLGNYVSELRFAPSQTRELEERIMELHKTYRGMTPGEAEIHFLENAKKLSMYGVDLHHAKDSEGIDIMLGVCANGLLIYRDRLRINRFAWPKILKISYKRSNFYIKIRPGEYEQFESTIGFKLPNHRSAKRLWKVCIEHHTFFRLVSPEPPPKGFLVMGSKFRYSGRTQAQTRQASALIDRPAPFFERSCSKRCTMSRSLDGEFSRPASVSENHDGAAEGERQDEDGEPGSRRRSEAEDEEVTTPTKIKELKPEHETTPRHKQEFLDKPEDVLLKHQASINELKRTLKEPNSKLVHRDRDRRLPSSPASSSPKHEDETPKGTPEKATETMEEDSLDGLSAGHGASLSMESFTQKSLVSSPEGSEHWVFIERETPRLETIALRKVLGVKKEEAHAGAAEVNVSGSLSSVELAVGKAKEVAGQEEPAGAALDTRRRAKMIASPEDFESVWEDEIFEKESKGEPSQEADSTKGPQKQGEEAATGEPSLPKPYQHPEENQRVKILGPEPPQAEREEVSKERASAASRQQEGRVPPAASELIKVKVKATDESSETSATQRIIYLGDPEGEEKDNKPQLPLGTAGQLGLEERPEATVNTTGGVSGHTSPAAERFQSPSSASQQHGAVSGKPAEAPGQRGTGCGGASLGWEEELLLQQEKASAGLAGCKAPEGGEALPRSQDVGPEEMELQSPVGSLKLCSLARDGHEGEEHKRSPGQRAGRIGADGDNEESARVVLQMEEIETKSPVPAVPQLGHPHTAGGLEGSAPVPLPQRPSPVPAEPAPGTELEGTDLAQGTSPVRGVGVPEDVSPSEVTDKEASPAAGRGAPKDLSPGAQVAIGRSSNPVSEEQPQTVGFAAWTPHQDASPAAGGPPQNTDAAAELIQVRDLAIREVAQDMNLVMVRAAQSKVPDTGEPCQEEKPTIRELSQDTGPTSGKLTGDEGCGMGELSPDRSPCTEELPLAAGDPGRQSGATDRDLPQEAGGLLRAPDPKAQEPSWASELNVGQDLQGRSSPAAGDPTRDSDPPPEPSAWAQPAAKAAAAAPHSHSAAGLCGGAQVYRLAALTYQGRRQELAGTGTPQMESGSSACVAVGTGAVPPGSWQGSEDYSETSVASKIKMFEQSTVEQKAAQEGQELALPEAESSAKGQSAAGPAKLPSAGFTAPGAPLPSPGAPLPSPGAPLPSPGSAALGQGAGSGGPRQALCLEEAVCAELQRGAEDSAELASPDSGCELTLAEAVSKSQEPCGEEKALSDPPVKPSPREEHSKTAAPVVSQRAGLREGAEERAKPPRHRAAESDTGDEEQEQEKDSVFLKDNHLAIERKCSSITVSSTSSLEAEVDFTVIGDFHGTAFEDISRSLPELDKDKSETEDEGLLPFEHTDKAVPELEEDVKGREKVSQPSPDVSRPEPSAPRTDAVGAELAPGGKKAAADSSEPTRGSAADEAQVEAGTPGSRNATATAPGTAEMALPTSDHSTKAGKGAPATTDLRSLSPVTGGSAGKEMLTSIFSATAETLSTSTTTHVTKTVKGGFSETRIEKRIIITGDEDVDQDQALALAIKEAKLQHPDMLVTKAVVYRETEPSPEERDKKPQES, from the exons ATGACGACAGAGACAGGCCCTGGCTCCGAGGTGAAGAGCGCCCAGGAGGAGGCtccgcagcagcagctggaggcagctgggcACGGCCCCACCGGCACCAACTCCACCGGCACCAACCCTACTGGCACCAACCCCACCGGCCGCGACGCCGAGGCCAATGCCAAGCCTGGGGCGCAGGCTGATGCCCGCAGCGTGGAGCCG ggcaccgAGATGGAGGAGAAGGACTACAGTGAGACAGATGGGCTCTCGGACAAGACCACCCCCAGCAAGACCCAGAAGTCCCCCCAGAAGAGCACCAAGAAGGTGAAGAGTGCAGTCTGCAGGGTGACCTTGCTCGACGGCTCCGACTACGAGTGCGAGGTGGAG AAGCACGCCCGGGGCCAGGTCCTCTTCGACCTGGTGTGCGAACACCTCAACCTCCTGGAGAAGGACTACTTCGGGCTCACCTTCTGCGACTCGGACAGCCAGAAG AACTGGCTGGACCCCTCCAAGGAGATCAAGAAGCAGATCCGCA GTGGGCCCTGGAACTTTGCCTTCACTGTGAAGTTTTACcctccagaccctgcccagcTCACAGAGGACATCACAAG atactacctgtgcctgcagctgcggGCAGACATCATCACGGGgcgcctgccctgctccttcgTCACCCACGCCCTGCTGGGCTCCTACGCGGTGCAGGCCGAGCTGGGCGACTACGACGGCGAGGAGCACCTGGGCAACTACGTGAGCGAGCTGCGCTTCGCGCCCAGCCAGACCCGCGAGCTGGAGGAGCGCATCATGGAGCTGCACAAGACCTACCG GGGAATGACTCCTGGGGAAGCAGAGATCCACTTCCTGGAGAATGCCAAGAAGCTCTCCATGTACGGGGTGGACCTGCACCATGCCAAG GACTCGGAGGGCATCGATATCATGCTGGGCGTCTGTGCCAACGGCCTGCTCATCTACCGGGACCGGCTGCGCATCAACCGCTTCGCCTGGCCCAAGATCCTCAAAATCTCCTACAAGAGAAGCAACTTCTACATCAAGATCCGCCCGGGTGAG TACGAACAATTTGAGAGCACCATTGGCTTCAAGCTGCCCAACCACCGCTCTGCCAAGCGCCTCTGGAAGGTCTGCATAGAGCATCACACCTTCTTCAG GCTGGTGTCCCCGGAGCCGCCGCCCAAGGGCTTCCTGGTGATGGGCTCCAAGTTCCGGTACAGCGGGCGGACGCAGGCGCAGACCCGCCAGGCCAGCGCCCTCATCGACCGCCCGGCGCCCTTCTTCGAGCGCTCCTGCAGCAAGCGCTGCACCATGTCCCGCAGCCTGGACGGAG AGTTCTCGCGCCCAGCCTCCGTCAGCGAGAACCACGACGGCGCCGCCGAGGGTGAGAGGCAGGATGAGGATGGTGaacctggcagcaggaggaggtccGAGGCAGAGGACGAGGAGGTCACCACCCCGACAAAGATCAAGGagctgaag CCGGAGCACGAAACAACCCCCAGGCACAAGCAGGAG TTTTTAGACAAGCCAGAAGATGTCCTGCTGAAGCACCAGGCCAGCATCAACGAGCTGAAGCGGACCCTGAAGGAGCCCAACAGCAAGCTGGTGCACAGGGACCGCGACAGGAGGCTGCCTTCCTCACCAGCCTCTTCCTCACCCAAGCACGAGGATGAGACGCCCAAGGGAACCCCAGAGAAGGCCACCgag acGATGGAAGAGGACAGCCTAGACGGTCTTTCAGCCGGGCACGGAGCCTCCCTAAGCATGGAGTCTTTCACGCAGAAAAGCCTTGTCTCCTCTCCTGAG GGCTCGGAGCATTGGGTATTTATAGAGAGAGAAACTCCTAGGCTGGAAACCATAGCCCTGAGGAAAGTTCTGGGAGTCAAGAAGGAAGAAGCACACgcaggggctgcagaggtgaaCGTGAGTGGAAGCCTGTCGAGCGTGGAGCTGGCAGTAGGGAAAGCCAAGGAAGTGGCAGGCCAGGaggagcctgcaggggcagCCCTGGATACCCGGAGGAGAGCCAAAATGATCGCCAGTCCAGAGGACTTTGAGTCGGTCTGGGAGGATGAGATCTTTGAGAAGGAAAGCAAGGGGGAGCCCAGCCAGGAGGCAGACAGCACAAAAGGGCCCCAAAAGCAGGGTGAGGAAGCAGCCACCGGTGAGCCAAGCCTGCCCAAGCCATATCAGCATCCTGAAGAGAATCAAAGAGTGAAGATTCTGGGGCCGGAGCCtccccaggcagagagagaggaggtcTCCAAGGAGCGTGCATCTGCAgcctccaggcagcaggagggcagagtgCCCCCTGCAGCCTCAGAGCTCATTAAAGTCAAAGTGAAGGCCACTGATGAGAGCTCAGAGACTTCTGCCACCCAGAGGATCATCTACCTAGGAGAtccagagggagaggagaaggacaaTAAACCACAGCTGCCCTTGGGCACTGCTGGACAGCTTGGCTTGGAGGAGAGACCAGAAGCCACTGTGAACACAACTGGGGGGGTATCTGGGCACACATCCCCTGCAGCAGAAAGGTTCCAGTCCCCTTCCTCAGCAAGTCAGCAACATGGGGCAGTGTCTGGGAAGCCTGCTGAAGCACCAGGCCAGCGTGGGACAGGCTGTGGTGGGGCcagcctggggtgggaggaagagCTGCTCCTACAGCAAGAGAAAGcatctgctgggctggcaggctgcaaagcaccCGAGGGAGGTGAAGCCCTACCACGTAGCCAAGacgtggggccagaggagatgGAGCTGCAAAGCCCAGTGGGAAGCTtgaagctgtgcagcctggcaagGGATGGCCATGAGGGTGAGGAGCACAAAAGGAGCCCAGGACAGAGGGCTGGAAGGATTGGGGCAGATGGTGACAATGAGGAAAGTGCCAGAGTGGTTCTTCAGATGGAGGAGATAGAGACCAAGtcacctgtgccagctgtgcctcagctgGGTCACCCTCACACCGCCGGGGGGTTGGAGGGCTCTGCCCCTGTGCCTCTTCCCCAGcgacccagccctgtccctgcagagccagccccaggcacTGAGCTTGAGGGCACAGACCTGGCCCAGGGCACCAGCCCTGTAAGAGGTGTGGGTGTGCCCGAGGATGTGAGCCCCTCCGAGGTGACAGACAAGGAGgcaagccctgcagcaggcagaggagcaccCAAGGACctgagccctggagcacagGTGGCGATAGGCAGGAGCAGCAATCCTGTGTCTGAAGAACAGCCCCAAACCGTGGGCTTCGCTGCATGGACACCACACCAAGATgcaagccctgctgcaggaggaccaCCCCAGAACacagatgctgcagcagagctgattcAGGTCAGAGACTTGGCAATACGGGAGGTAGCCCAGGACATGAACCTTGTCATGGTGAGGGCAGCCCAGAGCAAAGTCCCTGACACAGGAGAGCCATGCCAGGAGGAGAAGCCCACAATCAGAGAGCTCTCCCAGGACACAGGGCCCACATCAGGCAAGCTGACCGGAGATGAAGGCTGTGGGATGGGAGAACTATCCCCTGACAGAAGCCCTTGCACGGAAGAGCTGCCCCTTGCTGCAGGAGACCCGGGACGGCAGAGCGGAGCCACGGACAGAGACTTGCCCCAGGAGGCAGGAGGGCTGCTCCGGGCCCCAGACCCCAAAGCACAAGAGCCATCCTGGGCCTCGGAGCTCAACGTGGGACAAgatctgcagggcaggagcagccccgcagcaggagaccccacaagggacagtgaccctcctccagagccctcagcctgggctcagcctgctgccaaagcagctgctgctgcccctcactCGCACTCTGCAGCAGGCTTGTGCGGAGGAGCCCAGGTGTACCGGCTGGCAGCCCTGACCTAccaaggcaggaggcaggagctggcaggtaCAGGGACGCCCCAGATGGAGTCTGGGTCCTCGGCATGcgtggctgtgggcacaggagctgtgcccccgggcagctggcagggcagcgAGGACTACAGCGAGACCTCAGTGGCCTCTAAGATTAAGATGTTCGAGCAAAGCACCGtggagcagaaggcagctcaggagggacaggagcTGGCGCTGCCCGAAGCGGAGAGCTCGGCGAAGGGGCAGAGCGCTGCGGGACCAGCCAAGCTGCCGAGCGCAGGCTTCACCGCGCCGGGGGCACCTCTGCCCAGCCCGGGGGCACCTCTGCCCAGCCCGGGGGCACCTCTGCCCAGCCCGGGCTCGGCGGCGCTCGGGCAGGGGGCGGGCTCGGGAGGCCCCCGGCaggctctgtgcctggaggaagCCGTTTGTGCCGAGCTGCAGCGCGGAGCAGAAGACAGCGCCGAGCTGGCCTCCCCCGACTCGGGCTGCGAGCTGACGCTGGCCGAAGCGGTG AGCAAATCTCAGGAACCatgtggggaagagaaggctttatcTGACCCGCCAGTAAAACCCAGCCCGAGAGAAGAGCACTCAAAGACTGCTGCCCCAGTGGTCTCCCAG AGAGCAGGCTTGAGGGAGGGCGCCGAGGAGAGAGCTAAGCCCCCTCGGCACAGGGCTGCCGAGAGCGACACCGGCGacgaggagcaggagcaggagaaggactCGGTCTTTCTGAAGGACAACCACCTGGCCATCGAGCGCAAGTGCTCCAGCATCACGGTCAGCTCCACCTCCAGCCTGGAGGCAGAGGTGGACTTCACGGTGATCGGAGACTTCCACGGCACAGCCTTTGAGGACATCTCCCGCAGCTTGCCCGAGCTGGACAAGGACAAGAGCGAAACGGAGGACGAGGGCCTGCTTCCCTTCGAGCACACTGACAAAGCAGTGCctgagctggaggaggatgtcaaaggcagggagaaggtctcccagcccagccccgacGTCTCCCGGCCAGAG CCGTCAGCGCCCAGGACGGATGCTGTGGGCGCGGAGCTGGCGCCGGGCGGGAAGAAGGCAGCGGCAGACAGCTCGGAGCCCACCCGCGGCAGCGCCGCCGACGAAGCCCAG gtggaagCAGGCACTCCAGGCAGCAGGAacgccacagccacagcccctgGCACCGCAGAGATGGCACTGCCAACCTCA gaTCACAGTACCAAGGCTGGGAAAGGTGCCCCTGCCACAACAGACCTGCGCTCCCTCTCACCG gtCACCGGCGGCTCTGCCGGGAAGGAAATGCTCACCAGCATCTTCAGTGCCACCGCTGAAACCCTCTCCACTTCCACCACTACCCATGTTACCAAG aCTGTGAAAGGAGGCTTCTCCGAGACCCGGATAGAGAAGCGCATCATCATCACAGGGGATGAAGATGTGGACCAGGACCAG GCACTGGCTTTAGCAATCAaggaagcaaagctgcagcatcCTGACATGCTGGTAACCAAAGCTGTGGTGTACAGAGAaacagagccttctccagaggaAAGGGACAAGAAACCTCAG GAATCTTGA
- the EPB41L1 gene encoding band 4.1-like protein 1 isoform X4, producing the protein MTTETGPGSEVKSAQEEAPQQQLEAAGHGPTGTNSTGTNPTGTNPTGRDAEANAKPGAQADARSVEPGTEMEEKDYSETDGLSDKTTPSKTQKSPQKSTKKVKSAVCRVTLLDGSDYECEVEKHARGQVLFDLVCEHLNLLEKDYFGLTFCDSDSQKNWLDPSKEIKKQIRSGPWNFAFTVKFYPPDPAQLTEDITRYYLCLQLRADIITGRLPCSFVTHALLGSYAVQAELGDYDGEEHLGNYVSELRFAPSQTRELEERIMELHKTYRGMTPGEAEIHFLENAKKLSMYGVDLHHAKDSEGIDIMLGVCANGLLIYRDRLRINRFAWPKILKISYKRSNFYIKIRPGEYEQFESTIGFKLPNHRSAKRLWKVCIEHHTFFRLVSPEPPPKGFLVMGSKFRYSGRTQAQTRQASALIDRPAPFFERSCSKRCTMSRSLDGEFSRPASVSENHDGAAEGERQDEDGEPGSRRRSEAEDEEVTTPTKIKELKPEHETTPRHKQEFLDKPEDVLLKHQASINELKRTLKEPNSKLVHRDRDRRLPSSPASSSPKHEDETPKGTPEKATETMEEDSLDGLSAGHGASLSMESFTQKSLVSSPEGSEHWVFIERETPRLETIALRKVLGVKKEEAHAGAAEVNVSGSLSSVELAVGKAKEVAGQEEPAGAALDTRRRAKMIASPEDFESVWEDEIFEKESKGEPSQEADSTKGPQKQGEEAATGEPSLPKPYQHPEENQRVKILGPEPPQAEREEVSKERASAASRQQEGRVPPAASELIKVKVKATDESSETSATQRIIYLGDPEGEEKDNKPQLPLGTAGQLGLEERPEATVNTTGGVSGHTSPAAERFQSPSSASQQHGAVSGKPAEAPGQRGTGCGGASLGWEEELLLQQEKASAGLAGCKAPEGGEALPRSQDVGPEEMELQSPVGSLKLCSLARDGHEGEEHKRSPGQRAGRIGADGDNEESARVVLQMEEIETKSPVPAVPQLGHPHTAGGLEGSAPVPLPQRPSPVPAEPAPGTELEGTDLAQGTSPVRGVGVPEDVSPSEVTDKEASPAAGRGAPKDLSPGAQVAIGRSSNPVSEEQPQTVGFAAWTPHQDASPAAGGPPQNTDAAAELIQVRDLAIREVAQDMNLVMVRAAQSKVPDTGEPCQEEKPTIRELSQDTGPTSGKLTGDEGCGMGELSPDRSPCTEELPLAAGDPGRQSGATDRDLPQEAGGLLRAPDPKAQEPSWASELNVGQDLQGRSSPAAGDPTRDSDPPPEPSAWAQPAAKAAAAAPHSHSAAGLCGGAQVYRLAALTYQGRRQELAGTGTPQMESGSSACVAVGTGAVPPGSWQGSEDYSETSVASKIKMFEQSTVEQKAAQEGQELALPEAESSAKGQSAAGPAKLPSAGFTAPGAPLPSPGAPLPSPGAPLPSPGSAALGQGAGSGGPRQALCLEEAVCAELQRGAEDSAELASPDSGCELTLAEAVRAGLREGAEERAKPPRHRAAESDTGDEEQEQEKDSVFLKDNHLAIERKCSSITVSSTSSLEAEVDFTVIGDFHGTAFEDISRSLPELDKDKSETEDEGLLPFEHTDKAVPELEEDVKGREKVSQPSPDVSRPEPSAPRTDAVGAELAPGGKKAAADSSEPTRGSAADEAQVEAGTPGSRNATATAPGTAEMALPTSDHSTKAGKGAPATTDLRSLSPVTGGSAGKEMLTSIFSATAETLSTSTTTHVTKTVKGGFSETRIEKRIIITGDEDVDQDQALALAIKEAKLQHPDMLVTKAVVYRETEPSPEERDKKPQES; encoded by the exons ATGACGACAGAGACAGGCCCTGGCTCCGAGGTGAAGAGCGCCCAGGAGGAGGCtccgcagcagcagctggaggcagctgggcACGGCCCCACCGGCACCAACTCCACCGGCACCAACCCTACTGGCACCAACCCCACCGGCCGCGACGCCGAGGCCAATGCCAAGCCTGGGGCGCAGGCTGATGCCCGCAGCGTGGAGCCG ggcaccgAGATGGAGGAGAAGGACTACAGTGAGACAGATGGGCTCTCGGACAAGACCACCCCCAGCAAGACCCAGAAGTCCCCCCAGAAGAGCACCAAGAAGGTGAAGAGTGCAGTCTGCAGGGTGACCTTGCTCGACGGCTCCGACTACGAGTGCGAGGTGGAG AAGCACGCCCGGGGCCAGGTCCTCTTCGACCTGGTGTGCGAACACCTCAACCTCCTGGAGAAGGACTACTTCGGGCTCACCTTCTGCGACTCGGACAGCCAGAAG AACTGGCTGGACCCCTCCAAGGAGATCAAGAAGCAGATCCGCA GTGGGCCCTGGAACTTTGCCTTCACTGTGAAGTTTTACcctccagaccctgcccagcTCACAGAGGACATCACAAG atactacctgtgcctgcagctgcggGCAGACATCATCACGGGgcgcctgccctgctccttcgTCACCCACGCCCTGCTGGGCTCCTACGCGGTGCAGGCCGAGCTGGGCGACTACGACGGCGAGGAGCACCTGGGCAACTACGTGAGCGAGCTGCGCTTCGCGCCCAGCCAGACCCGCGAGCTGGAGGAGCGCATCATGGAGCTGCACAAGACCTACCG GGGAATGACTCCTGGGGAAGCAGAGATCCACTTCCTGGAGAATGCCAAGAAGCTCTCCATGTACGGGGTGGACCTGCACCATGCCAAG GACTCGGAGGGCATCGATATCATGCTGGGCGTCTGTGCCAACGGCCTGCTCATCTACCGGGACCGGCTGCGCATCAACCGCTTCGCCTGGCCCAAGATCCTCAAAATCTCCTACAAGAGAAGCAACTTCTACATCAAGATCCGCCCGGGTGAG TACGAACAATTTGAGAGCACCATTGGCTTCAAGCTGCCCAACCACCGCTCTGCCAAGCGCCTCTGGAAGGTCTGCATAGAGCATCACACCTTCTTCAG GCTGGTGTCCCCGGAGCCGCCGCCCAAGGGCTTCCTGGTGATGGGCTCCAAGTTCCGGTACAGCGGGCGGACGCAGGCGCAGACCCGCCAGGCCAGCGCCCTCATCGACCGCCCGGCGCCCTTCTTCGAGCGCTCCTGCAGCAAGCGCTGCACCATGTCCCGCAGCCTGGACGGAG AGTTCTCGCGCCCAGCCTCCGTCAGCGAGAACCACGACGGCGCCGCCGAGGGTGAGAGGCAGGATGAGGATGGTGaacctggcagcaggaggaggtccGAGGCAGAGGACGAGGAGGTCACCACCCCGACAAAGATCAAGGagctgaag CCGGAGCACGAAACAACCCCCAGGCACAAGCAGGAG TTTTTAGACAAGCCAGAAGATGTCCTGCTGAAGCACCAGGCCAGCATCAACGAGCTGAAGCGGACCCTGAAGGAGCCCAACAGCAAGCTGGTGCACAGGGACCGCGACAGGAGGCTGCCTTCCTCACCAGCCTCTTCCTCACCCAAGCACGAGGATGAGACGCCCAAGGGAACCCCAGAGAAGGCCACCgag acGATGGAAGAGGACAGCCTAGACGGTCTTTCAGCCGGGCACGGAGCCTCCCTAAGCATGGAGTCTTTCACGCAGAAAAGCCTTGTCTCCTCTCCTGAG GGCTCGGAGCATTGGGTATTTATAGAGAGAGAAACTCCTAGGCTGGAAACCATAGCCCTGAGGAAAGTTCTGGGAGTCAAGAAGGAAGAAGCACACgcaggggctgcagaggtgaaCGTGAGTGGAAGCCTGTCGAGCGTGGAGCTGGCAGTAGGGAAAGCCAAGGAAGTGGCAGGCCAGGaggagcctgcaggggcagCCCTGGATACCCGGAGGAGAGCCAAAATGATCGCCAGTCCAGAGGACTTTGAGTCGGTCTGGGAGGATGAGATCTTTGAGAAGGAAAGCAAGGGGGAGCCCAGCCAGGAGGCAGACAGCACAAAAGGGCCCCAAAAGCAGGGTGAGGAAGCAGCCACCGGTGAGCCAAGCCTGCCCAAGCCATATCAGCATCCTGAAGAGAATCAAAGAGTGAAGATTCTGGGGCCGGAGCCtccccaggcagagagagaggaggtcTCCAAGGAGCGTGCATCTGCAgcctccaggcagcaggagggcagagtgCCCCCTGCAGCCTCAGAGCTCATTAAAGTCAAAGTGAAGGCCACTGATGAGAGCTCAGAGACTTCTGCCACCCAGAGGATCATCTACCTAGGAGAtccagagggagaggagaaggacaaTAAACCACAGCTGCCCTTGGGCACTGCTGGACAGCTTGGCTTGGAGGAGAGACCAGAAGCCACTGTGAACACAACTGGGGGGGTATCTGGGCACACATCCCCTGCAGCAGAAAGGTTCCAGTCCCCTTCCTCAGCAAGTCAGCAACATGGGGCAGTGTCTGGGAAGCCTGCTGAAGCACCAGGCCAGCGTGGGACAGGCTGTGGTGGGGCcagcctggggtgggaggaagagCTGCTCCTACAGCAAGAGAAAGcatctgctgggctggcaggctgcaaagcaccCGAGGGAGGTGAAGCCCTACCACGTAGCCAAGacgtggggccagaggagatgGAGCTGCAAAGCCCAGTGGGAAGCTtgaagctgtgcagcctggcaagGGATGGCCATGAGGGTGAGGAGCACAAAAGGAGCCCAGGACAGAGGGCTGGAAGGATTGGGGCAGATGGTGACAATGAGGAAAGTGCCAGAGTGGTTCTTCAGATGGAGGAGATAGAGACCAAGtcacctgtgccagctgtgcctcagctgGGTCACCCTCACACCGCCGGGGGGTTGGAGGGCTCTGCCCCTGTGCCTCTTCCCCAGcgacccagccctgtccctgcagagccagccccaggcacTGAGCTTGAGGGCACAGACCTGGCCCAGGGCACCAGCCCTGTAAGAGGTGTGGGTGTGCCCGAGGATGTGAGCCCCTCCGAGGTGACAGACAAGGAGgcaagccctgcagcaggcagaggagcaccCAAGGACctgagccctggagcacagGTGGCGATAGGCAGGAGCAGCAATCCTGTGTCTGAAGAACAGCCCCAAACCGTGGGCTTCGCTGCATGGACACCACACCAAGATgcaagccctgctgcaggaggaccaCCCCAGAACacagatgctgcagcagagctgattcAGGTCAGAGACTTGGCAATACGGGAGGTAGCCCAGGACATGAACCTTGTCATGGTGAGGGCAGCCCAGAGCAAAGTCCCTGACACAGGAGAGCCATGCCAGGAGGAGAAGCCCACAATCAGAGAGCTCTCCCAGGACACAGGGCCCACATCAGGCAAGCTGACCGGAGATGAAGGCTGTGGGATGGGAGAACTATCCCCTGACAGAAGCCCTTGCACGGAAGAGCTGCCCCTTGCTGCAGGAGACCCGGGACGGCAGAGCGGAGCCACGGACAGAGACTTGCCCCAGGAGGCAGGAGGGCTGCTCCGGGCCCCAGACCCCAAAGCACAAGAGCCATCCTGGGCCTCGGAGCTCAACGTGGGACAAgatctgcagggcaggagcagccccgcagcaggagaccccacaagggacagtgaccctcctccagagccctcagcctgggctcagcctgctgccaaagcagctgctgctgcccctcactCGCACTCTGCAGCAGGCTTGTGCGGAGGAGCCCAGGTGTACCGGCTGGCAGCCCTGACCTAccaaggcaggaggcaggagctggcaggtaCAGGGACGCCCCAGATGGAGTCTGGGTCCTCGGCATGcgtggctgtgggcacaggagctgtgcccccgggcagctggcagggcagcgAGGACTACAGCGAGACCTCAGTGGCCTCTAAGATTAAGATGTTCGAGCAAAGCACCGtggagcagaaggcagctcaggagggacaggagcTGGCGCTGCCCGAAGCGGAGAGCTCGGCGAAGGGGCAGAGCGCTGCGGGACCAGCCAAGCTGCCGAGCGCAGGCTTCACCGCGCCGGGGGCACCTCTGCCCAGCCCGGGGGCACCTCTGCCCAGCCCGGGGGCACCTCTGCCCAGCCCGGGCTCGGCGGCGCTCGGGCAGGGGGCGGGCTCGGGAGGCCCCCGGCaggctctgtgcctggaggaagCCGTTTGTGCCGAGCTGCAGCGCGGAGCAGAAGACAGCGCCGAGCTGGCCTCCCCCGACTCGGGCTGCGAGCTGACGCTGGCCGAAGCGGTG AGAGCAGGCTTGAGGGAGGGCGCCGAGGAGAGAGCTAAGCCCCCTCGGCACAGGGCTGCCGAGAGCGACACCGGCGacgaggagcaggagcaggagaaggactCGGTCTTTCTGAAGGACAACCACCTGGCCATCGAGCGCAAGTGCTCCAGCATCACGGTCAGCTCCACCTCCAGCCTGGAGGCAGAGGTGGACTTCACGGTGATCGGAGACTTCCACGGCACAGCCTTTGAGGACATCTCCCGCAGCTTGCCCGAGCTGGACAAGGACAAGAGCGAAACGGAGGACGAGGGCCTGCTTCCCTTCGAGCACACTGACAAAGCAGTGCctgagctggaggaggatgtcaaaggcagggagaaggtctcccagcccagccccgacGTCTCCCGGCCAGAG CCGTCAGCGCCCAGGACGGATGCTGTGGGCGCGGAGCTGGCGCCGGGCGGGAAGAAGGCAGCGGCAGACAGCTCGGAGCCCACCCGCGGCAGCGCCGCCGACGAAGCCCAG gtggaagCAGGCACTCCAGGCAGCAGGAacgccacagccacagcccctgGCACCGCAGAGATGGCACTGCCAACCTCA gaTCACAGTACCAAGGCTGGGAAAGGTGCCCCTGCCACAACAGACCTGCGCTCCCTCTCACCG gtCACCGGCGGCTCTGCCGGGAAGGAAATGCTCACCAGCATCTTCAGTGCCACCGCTGAAACCCTCTCCACTTCCACCACTACCCATGTTACCAAG aCTGTGAAAGGAGGCTTCTCCGAGACCCGGATAGAGAAGCGCATCATCATCACAGGGGATGAAGATGTGGACCAGGACCAG GCACTGGCTTTAGCAATCAaggaagcaaagctgcagcatcCTGACATGCTGGTAACCAAAGCTGTGGTGTACAGAGAaacagagccttctccagaggaAAGGGACAAGAAACCTCAG GAATCTTGA